A single region of the Bartonella harrusi genome encodes:
- the dapD gene encoding 2,3,4,5-tetrahydropyridine-2,6-dicarboxylate N-succinyltransferase → MTHLTQLEMVIEKAFEERNSIHTTTKGEIRESVDHVLNLLDKGEIRVAQRRENGQWHVHQWLKKAVLLSFRLKPMHLIAGGINKTYWWDKVPSKFSGWQEAEFKKADFRCVPGAIVRHSAYIAPNVILMPSFVNLGAFVDEGTMVDTWTTVGSCAQIGKHVHLSGGVGIGGVLEPLQANPTIIEDHCFIGARSEIVEGCIVREGAVLGMGVFIGKSTKVIDRNTGEVFIGEVPAYCVVVPGSLPGKPLPNGEAGPNLYCAVIVKRVDQKTREKTSINDLLRD, encoded by the coding sequence ATGACTCATCTTACACAACTTGAAATGGTTATTGAAAAAGCATTTGAAGAGCGCAATTCGATCCATACCACGACAAAGGGGGAAATCCGCGAGAGTGTCGACCATGTATTAAACCTTCTCGATAAAGGTGAGATCCGTGTTGCACAACGTCGAGAGAATGGGCAATGGCATGTTCATCAATGGTTAAAAAAAGCTGTTCTTCTCTCTTTTCGACTCAAACCTATGCACCTTATTGCTGGTGGAATAAATAAAACATATTGGTGGGATAAAGTCCCTTCAAAATTTTCTGGTTGGCAAGAAGCTGAGTTTAAAAAAGCTGATTTTCGTTGTGTTCCTGGAGCAATTGTCCGTCATTCTGCCTACATTGCTCCCAATGTTATCTTAATGCCATCCTTTGTCAATCTTGGTGCCTTTGTCGATGAAGGGACAATGGTTGACACGTGGACTACCGTTGGCTCTTGTGCACAAATTGGCAAACATGTTCATCTTTCCGGTGGTGTTGGAATTGGAGGGGTTTTGGAACCACTGCAAGCAAACCCAACCATTATTGAAGATCATTGCTTTATCGGCGCACGATCTGAAATCGTTGAAGGCTGTATTGTCCGTGAAGGAGCCGTTTTAGGAATGGGGGTCTTTATTGGAAAATCTACAAAAGTTATTGACCGTAACACAGGTGAAGTTTTTATAGGTGAGGTCCCAGCCTACTGTGTCGTCGTTCCAGGCTCTCTTCCTGGAAAACCACTCCCAAATGGTGAAGCAGGTCCAAATCTTTATTGCGCTGTTATAGTAAAACGTGTTGATCAAAAAACACGAGAAAAAACATCTATTAATGATCTTTTGCGTGATTAA
- a CDS encoding LOG family protein: protein MKKDDKAKRKEEKNSCCSFFHAKDALQQGHKVSNSAQICSPAYRLAYLDQEFMMRPELRSQRIGFEFLKPEITLQECDIQSTVVLFGGARIPEPGQEAWAAKNATQKKNLHAMSHYYNEAKGFARLCSCYSATTEYREFVVVTGGGSGVMEAGNRGAFDVGAPTIGLNVMLPHEQSPNPYVTPHLCFNFHYLGMRKMHFLMRAKALVFFPGGFGTLDELFETLTLMQTKRMKKVPILLFGKEFWNNVINFDYLSAQGTISPSDLTLITFVDTAAEAFEQIRVFYQLS, encoded by the coding sequence ATGAAAAAAGACGATAAAGCAAAAAGAAAAGAAGAAAAAAACAGTTGCTGTTCATTTTTTCATGCGAAGGATGCTCTCCAACAGGGACATAAAGTTTCTAATTCAGCGCAAATCTGTTCACCTGCTTATCGTTTAGCTTATCTTGACCAAGAGTTTATGATGCGTCCTGAATTACGTTCACAACGTATTGGTTTTGAGTTTTTAAAACCAGAAATAACACTCCAAGAATGTGATATTCAATCAACCGTTGTGTTATTTGGTGGAGCGCGTATTCCTGAGCCTGGGCAAGAAGCATGGGCAGCAAAAAATGCAACACAAAAGAAGAACTTGCACGCTATGTCGCATTATTACAATGAAGCAAAGGGATTTGCACGTTTGTGCTCATGCTACTCTGCTACAACTGAATATCGTGAATTTGTGGTTGTTACAGGGGGAGGTTCAGGGGTAATGGAAGCAGGAAATCGTGGTGCTTTTGACGTTGGTGCGCCAACAATTGGTTTAAATGTTATGTTACCCCATGAACAATCCCCTAATCCTTATGTGACACCGCATTTATGTTTTAATTTTCATTATTTGGGAATGCGCAAAATGCATTTTTTAATGCGTGCCAAGGCATTAGTTTTTTTCCCTGGGGGCTTTGGCACTCTGGATGAGTTGTTTGAGACGCTCACTTTAATGCAAACAAAACGTATGAAAAAGGTTCCGATTTTGCTCTTTGGAAAAGAGTTTTGGAACAATGTGATCAATTTTGATTATTTATCTGCGCAAGGTACAATTTCTCCTTCAGATCTCACACTTATAACATTTGTTGATACAGCAGCAGAAGCTTTTGAACAAATTCGTGTCTTTTATCAGCTTTCCTAG
- the truA gene encoding tRNA pseudouridine(38-40) synthase TruA → MPRFKLTLEYDGSNYAGWQRQAELPTIQSAIEQAVFHFSGQQLTITTAGRTDAGVHATGQVAHVDFEKNWYTHTVRDALNAHLQKQGENISVLNVQNVPDSFDARFSAVKRHYLFKILNRRSPPALHAKRVWWLPKPLNAEAMHEAAQKLVGRHDFTTFRSAHCQAKSPIRTLERLDVQREGEEILLYAQARSFLHHQIRSFAGSLMEVGVGRWTVSDLEAALHAKDRTRCGVVAPPSGLYLTQVDY, encoded by the coding sequence ATGCCCCGTTTTAAACTTACCCTTGAATATGATGGCTCAAATTATGCTGGTTGGCAACGCCAAGCCGAACTTCCTACCATACAAAGTGCCATTGAGCAGGCTGTTTTTCACTTCTCTGGACAACAATTAACCATTACGACAGCAGGTCGAACTGATGCAGGTGTACACGCTACAGGACAAGTTGCACATGTTGATTTTGAAAAAAACTGGTACACACATACTGTACGCGATGCACTCAATGCTCATTTACAAAAACAGGGGGAAAATATTTCAGTCTTGAATGTACAAAACGTTCCTGATAGCTTTGATGCACGATTTTCTGCTGTAAAACGCCATTATCTTTTTAAAATTCTCAATCGCCGCTCTCCACCAGCTCTCCATGCTAAACGCGTGTGGTGGTTGCCAAAACCGCTTAATGCTGAAGCGATGCATGAAGCTGCACAGAAACTTGTAGGACGACACGATTTTACCACTTTTCGCTCAGCACATTGTCAAGCAAAAAGCCCTATTCGCACTCTTGAACGCCTCGATGTTCAAAGGGAAGGAGAGGAGATTCTTCTCTATGCGCAGGCGCGGTCTTTTCTTCATCATCAAATTCGTTCATTTGCTGGAAGTCTCATGGAAGTTGGTGTTGGACGCTGGACAGTCAGTGATCTTGAAGCAGCCCTTCATGCTAAAGATCGCACACGTTGTGGTGTCGTCGCACCACCTTCAGGACTCTATTTGACACAAGTTGACTATTAA
- the fmt gene encoding methionyl-tRNA formyltransferase: protein MALRLSFMGTPDFSVPILYALLNAGHDVAAVYSQPPRPAGRRGLKLIPSAVQNAAQARSIPVFTPQTLKTDEQQAQFAALSVDAAVVVAYGLLLPKAVLEAPRFGCFNAHASLLPRWRGAAPIQRAIMAGDKETGMMIMKMDEGLDTGPIALSHSIPITNNMTTFELSNELAQIGAKLMVETLSALEKGQLKLTPQSEKNITYASKIKKEETRIDWTKPAELIHRHIRALSPSPGCWCNMKIGGKEERVKILGSRLTTGPSLEIGRIEPDSLIIHCGQGRLEITHLQRSGGRILESVTFLRGAHISTVF from the coding sequence ATGGCATTACGCTTAAGTTTTATGGGAACACCTGATTTTTCTGTTCCCATCTTGTATGCTTTGTTGAATGCCGGTCATGATGTTGCTGCTGTTTATAGCCAACCTCCTCGGCCAGCAGGGCGTCGTGGTCTTAAACTTATTCCCTCAGCTGTTCAAAATGCAGCACAAGCAAGATCTATTCCTGTCTTCACACCTCAAACACTTAAAACAGACGAACAACAAGCGCAATTTGCCGCACTTTCTGTTGATGCTGCTGTTGTTGTTGCCTATGGACTCCTCCTACCGAAAGCTGTTCTTGAAGCACCCCGTTTTGGTTGTTTTAATGCCCATGCTTCACTCTTACCACGTTGGCGGGGTGCTGCACCTATTCAACGTGCCATTATGGCTGGTGATAAGGAAACAGGAATGATGATTATGAAAATGGATGAAGGACTTGATACTGGACCTATCGCTCTTTCCCACTCCATTCCTATCACCAATAATATGACGACCTTTGAACTTTCAAATGAACTTGCACAAATAGGCGCAAAACTGATGGTGGAGACACTATCCGCTCTTGAAAAAGGACAGCTTAAACTTACCCCACAATCAGAAAAAAATATAACCTATGCCTCCAAAATTAAAAAAGAAGAAACTCGCATTGATTGGACAAAGCCTGCAGAACTTATTCATAGACATATCCGCGCACTTTCCCCCTCTCCTGGTTGCTGGTGTAATATGAAGATTGGTGGAAAAGAAGAACGCGTCAAAATTCTTGGCAGTCGTTTAACGACAGGTCCTTCTCTTGAAATTGGTCGGATAGAACCTGATTCTTTGATTATCCATTGTGGACAGGGGCGTCTTGAAATAACCCATCTACAAAGATCTGGTGGTAGGATCCTTGAGAGCGTAACATTTTTGCGAGGCGCTCATATTTCTACTGTTTTTTAA
- the def gene encoding peptide deformylase codes for MPIKPLVTLPDPILWEVSKPVGHIDSALQRLADDMLETMYHAKGVGLAAIQIGIPLRMLVIDVSGNETKKNPLVIINPEILWFSDERSIYKEGCLSIPEYYAEVERPKHLRVRYQDYEGKQTEIEADDLLATCLQHEIDHLNGCLFIDHISKLKRDMVIRKFKKRAKEKKIEEALL; via the coding sequence ATGCCAATTAAACCTTTAGTTACTTTACCTGATCCGATTTTATGGGAAGTGTCCAAGCCTGTCGGGCATATTGATTCCGCTCTCCAGAGGCTTGCTGATGATATGCTGGAGACTATGTATCATGCCAAAGGCGTTGGTCTTGCTGCTATTCAGATTGGCATACCACTGCGTATGTTGGTTATAGATGTTTCTGGAAATGAGACCAAAAAAAATCCGCTTGTTATTATAAACCCTGAAATTTTATGGTTTTCAGATGAACGCAGTATTTATAAAGAAGGTTGCCTTTCCATCCCTGAGTATTATGCGGAAGTTGAACGTCCCAAACACTTGCGTGTTCGCTATCAAGATTATGAAGGAAAACAAACAGAAATTGAAGCAGATGATCTCTTGGCTACTTGTTTACAGCACGAAATTGATCATTTGAATGGCTGTCTTTTTATTGATCATATTTCGAAGCTTAAACGTGATATGGTGATACGAAAATTTAAAAAGCGCGCAAAAGAAAAAAAGATAGAGGAAGCACTTTTGTAA
- a CDS encoding DNA recombination protein RmuC, with translation MSDSLSSFMLFGESFAQGIIVLLFVLVCFIFFMLIHSHRKKALLESEIAKRAREAQIQMDILLKTQAEMQGRMQTMAEIFGQRQAELNKSISEQLNGMTTNLGQTLQVQTKSTYENLNRLQERLAVIDAAQNNIQSLTGQVVQLQAILSNKQTRGTFGQGRMEAIIADALPANSYVFQAVLSNGKRPDCLIHMPHKAPSLVVDAKFPLEAWNAMRKAASAQERQEAERQFRTDMDVHIRDIAQKYLIPGETHDTAFLFVPSESIFATIYEDFEPLVQKANRLHVIIVSPSLLMLSVQVVQTIMKDARMREQAHLIQSEVVKLMEDFGRMDTRVRALQKHFSKAGEDIEGILISSSKIMKRANRIETFELKEQDSGSKQMPSPVQSQTLHLVDEE, from the coding sequence ATGTCTGATTCGTTATCTTCTTTTATGCTCTTTGGTGAGTCTTTTGCTCAAGGGATAATTGTACTTTTATTTGTACTTGTTTGCTTCATCTTTTTTATGTTGATACATTCTCATCGAAAAAAGGCGCTTTTGGAAAGTGAAATTGCTAAACGTGCTCGTGAGGCACAGATACAGATGGACATATTGTTGAAAACACAGGCTGAAATGCAAGGCCGGATGCAGACTATGGCAGAAATTTTTGGTCAAAGACAAGCTGAATTAAATAAATCTATAAGCGAACAACTCAATGGAATGACTACCAATTTGGGTCAAACTCTTCAGGTACAAACGAAATCTACCTATGAAAATTTGAACCGTTTACAAGAGCGTTTAGCAGTAATTGATGCGGCACAAAATAACATTCAATCACTTACGGGACAAGTTGTTCAGTTGCAAGCTATTTTAAGCAATAAGCAAACGCGAGGCACTTTTGGTCAGGGGAGGATGGAAGCAATTATTGCCGATGCTCTACCAGCAAATTCCTATGTTTTTCAAGCCGTTCTCTCCAATGGGAAACGTCCAGACTGTCTCATTCATATGCCTCATAAGGCACCTTCTCTTGTTGTTGATGCTAAATTCCCTCTGGAAGCTTGGAATGCCATGCGTAAAGCCGCATCAGCTCAAGAGCGTCAGGAAGCAGAACGCCAATTTCGCACTGACATGGACGTTCATATTCGCGATATTGCGCAGAAATATTTAATTCCTGGAGAAACGCATGATACGGCTTTTCTCTTTGTGCCATCAGAATCCATTTTTGCAACAATCTATGAAGATTTTGAGCCATTGGTACAAAAAGCCAATCGATTACATGTGATTATTGTTTCGCCATCTTTGTTGATGTTATCTGTTCAGGTTGTCCAAACCATAATGAAAGATGCGCGGATGCGTGAACAAGCGCATTTGATTCAGTCAGAAGTAGTGAAATTAATGGAAGATTTTGGACGAATGGATACACGTGTGCGTGCTTTACAGAAACATTTTTCCAAAGCAGGTGAAGATATTGAAGGGATTTTAATATCATCCTCCAAAATTATGAAACGGGCTAATCGTATTGAAACTTTTGAATTAAAAGAGCAAGATTCAGGGTCAAAGCAAATGCCTTCTCCTGTTCAGTCCCAAACATTGCATTTGGTTGATGAAGAATAA
- a CDS encoding transglycosylase SLT domain-containing protein, translating into MRHLLLLGALVFFLEGCTTSRPLYTNNACAILAQKNGFFDNWGKASKRAEMRYGIPMPIILATIKIESNFRHNARPSRTKLFGFIPWKRRSTAYGYSQALDSTWAMYLRSTGRSFAWRTNFADAADFVAWYHRQTVQHNGVRFNDAYNLYLNYHMGHGAYARSRGYVSTALSQAAQRMASLSRNYEQQLRVCGWR; encoded by the coding sequence ATGCGACACCTTTTGTTGTTAGGAGCATTGGTGTTCTTTCTGGAGGGATGCACAACAAGCCGCCCCCTGTATACAAACAATGCTTGCGCCATTTTAGCTCAAAAAAATGGTTTTTTTGATAATTGGGGCAAGGCTTCTAAACGCGCAGAAATGCGCTATGGAATTCCGATGCCTATCATTCTTGCAACCATTAAGATAGAGTCAAATTTTCGTCACAATGCACGCCCTTCACGCACCAAACTTTTTGGTTTTATTCCGTGGAAACGCCGGTCAACAGCATATGGCTATTCGCAAGCGCTTGATAGTACTTGGGCAATGTATCTGCGTTCCACAGGAAGATCTTTTGCATGGCGTACCAATTTTGCGGATGCTGCTGATTTTGTTGCTTGGTATCATCGCCAAACGGTTCAACACAATGGTGTGAGATTTAATGATGCCTATAACCTTTATTTAAATTATCATATGGGTCATGGTGCTTATGCACGCAGTAGAGGTTATGTCTCTACAGCACTTTCACAAGCGGCACAGCGTATGGCAAGCCTTTCTAGAAATTATGAGCAGCAATTAAGGGTATGTGGATGGCGTTAA